A single genomic interval of Zunongwangia sp. HGR-M22 harbors:
- a CDS encoding LUD domain-containing protein, whose translation MNLFRRFLNPNKSKSDKDQETPDKTDRGKYMPEVKLPTDERFMLNFKNNGGKFLYCEDEAEIQEAFDNILLENDWYEKQCCCFDENLKNKFDSFNLDFNSSANAPFFLSTCEYLVANDGSILISSNQIKERKLRELPADFIILSSTSQLIDSIGEGLRGIKFKNKQRIPSNITTIKNFEPQKESDFMSYGSSSKNLYLLLLEDL comes from the coding sequence ATGAATCTATTTAGAAGATTCTTAAACCCTAATAAATCAAAATCAGACAAAGATCAGGAAACGCCTGATAAAACTGATCGTGGGAAATATATGCCAGAGGTGAAACTTCCCACCGATGAACGTTTTATGCTGAATTTCAAAAATAACGGGGGAAAATTTTTATATTGTGAAGATGAGGCTGAAATTCAGGAAGCCTTTGATAATATTCTTCTAGAAAATGATTGGTACGAAAAGCAGTGTTGTTGCTTTGATGAAAATTTAAAAAATAAATTCGATAGTTTTAATTTAGATTTTAATTCTTCAGCAAACGCTCCTTTTTTTCTTTCTACCTGCGAATATCTAGTTGCCAATGATGGATCTATACTTATCTCTAGCAACCAGATTAAAGAAAGGAAGCTTAGAGAATTACCGGCAGATTTTATTATCTTATCTTCTACAAGCCAATTAATAGACAGTATCGGTGAAGGTTTGCGAGGTATCAAGTTTAAAAATAAACAACGAATTCCTTCAAATATTACCACCATTAAGAATTTTGAACCACAGAAAGAAAGTGATTTTATGAGCTACGGTAGTAGTAGCAAAAATTTGTATTTGCTTCTTCTGGAAGATCTTTAA
- the ftsH gene encoding ATP-dependent zinc metalloprotease FtsH gives MAKKQSNKKLDPKKPKFSAYWIYAVIILVFLGINFFGGSGFGEPSKITPQQYMDYLSEGDIQKTVVINRSIAKVYLTDEAKEKAIHKKSGESDFLSTGSAPDYSFQIGSLDKFQEDIETIEKEDNVSAKLSFDSDNNVLGDILITLLPFVLIIGIWIFIMRKMSSGGAGGAGGQIFNIGKSKAKLFDQNTDVKTSFKNVAGLEGAKEEVQEIVDFLKQPEKYTSLGGKIPKGALLVGPPGTGKTLLAKAVAGEAKVPFFSLSGSDFVEMFVGVGASRVRDLFKQAKEKSPSIIFIDEIDAIGRARGKSNFSGSNDERENTLNQLLTEMDGFGTNTNVIVIAATNRADVLDKALMRAGRFDRQIYVDLPDLNERREIFEVHLKPLKKVADELDTEFLAKQTPGFSGADIANVCNEAALIAARKGNKAVGKQDFLDAVDRIVGGLEKKNKIITPDEKKAIAFHEAGHATVSWMLEHAAPLVKVTIVPRGQSLGAAWYLPEERLIVRPEQMLDEMCAALGGRAAEKVIFDKISTGALSDLEKVTKQAKAMVTIYGLNDKVGNLTYYDSSGQSEYNFTKPYSEKTSELIDKEISNLIESQYQRALDLLTENRDKLTQLAEILLDKEVIFKDDLQNIFGERPFNKNTAHLNEVRESEESAPTTSNLNLPENSSDEGIKNNSSIDK, from the coding sequence ATGGCTAAAAAGCAATCAAATAAAAAATTAGACCCTAAAAAACCTAAGTTTAGTGCATATTGGATTTATGCAGTAATCATATTGGTGTTTTTAGGAATTAACTTTTTTGGAGGAAGTGGATTTGGTGAACCATCAAAAATCACCCCTCAGCAGTACATGGACTACCTTTCTGAAGGAGATATTCAGAAAACAGTTGTCATAAACAGATCGATCGCTAAAGTTTATCTTACCGACGAGGCTAAAGAAAAAGCGATCCACAAAAAAAGTGGAGAATCAGACTTTTTAAGTACCGGTAGTGCTCCAGATTATAGTTTTCAGATAGGAAGTTTAGACAAATTTCAGGAAGATATAGAAACTATTGAGAAAGAAGACAATGTTAGCGCTAAACTTAGCTTCGATAGCGATAATAATGTTTTGGGAGATATACTAATTACGCTGTTACCATTTGTACTTATCATTGGTATTTGGATTTTCATTATGCGAAAAATGAGTTCAGGTGGCGCAGGTGGTGCCGGTGGACAAATTTTCAATATTGGAAAATCAAAGGCTAAGTTATTTGATCAAAATACAGATGTAAAAACCTCTTTTAAAAACGTTGCCGGATTAGAAGGTGCTAAAGAAGAAGTTCAGGAAATTGTAGACTTCTTAAAACAACCAGAAAAATACACCAGCTTAGGTGGTAAAATTCCAAAGGGAGCTCTTTTAGTAGGACCTCCTGGAACTGGTAAAACATTATTAGCTAAAGCCGTTGCCGGTGAAGCCAAAGTACCTTTCTTCTCTCTTTCAGGATCAGATTTTGTAGAGATGTTTGTTGGAGTTGGTGCCTCTAGAGTTAGAGATTTATTTAAACAAGCTAAAGAAAAATCTCCATCAATTATTTTTATTGATGAGATTGATGCCATTGGTCGCGCTCGTGGAAAAAGTAATTTTTCTGGATCTAACGATGAGCGTGAAAACACACTAAACCAGCTATTGACTGAAATGGATGGTTTTGGCACAAATACCAATGTAATTGTAATTGCGGCAACCAACCGGGCAGATGTTCTGGATAAAGCATTAATGCGTGCTGGTCGTTTTGATAGACAGATCTATGTAGATCTTCCAGATTTAAATGAAAGACGTGAGATTTTTGAAGTTCATTTAAAGCCACTTAAAAAGGTAGCCGACGAACTTGATACTGAATTTCTTGCAAAGCAGACTCCGGGATTTTCTGGTGCAGACATTGCAAATGTTTGTAACGAAGCAGCGCTTATCGCGGCCAGAAAAGGAAACAAAGCGGTGGGCAAACAAGATTTCTTAGATGCCGTAGATCGTATTGTAGGAGGTCTTGAAAAGAAAAATAAAATTATTACTCCAGACGAGAAAAAAGCAATTGCTTTTCACGAAGCTGGTCACGCCACGGTGAGTTGGATGCTCGAGCATGCAGCGCCACTAGTAAAAGTTACCATTGTACCACGTGGACAATCCTTAGGAGCTGCCTGGTATTTGCCTGAAGAGCGATTAATCGTTAGGCCAGAGCAAATGTTGGATGAGATGTGCGCCGCTCTTGGTGGTCGCGCCGCAGAAAAGGTTATTTTCGATAAAATTTCAACAGGTGCTTTAAGTGATCTAGAAAAAGTAACTAAACAAGCAAAAGCTATGGTTACTATTTACGGTCTAAATGATAAAGTAGGTAATCTTACTTACTATGATTCATCTGGACAGAGTGAATACAATTTCACGAAGCCATATAGTGAAAAAACATCGGAGCTTATTGACAAAGAAATTTCAAATCTAATTGAAAGTCAATATCAAAGAGCTTTAGATCTTTTAACCGAAAACAGAGATAAGCTTACCCAGTTAGCTGAAATTTTATTGGATAAAGAAGTAATCTTTAAAGACGATTTACAAAATATTTTTGGAGAACGACCATTCAATAAAAATACGGCACATTTAAATGAGGTTAGAGAAAGTGAAGAATCTGCTCCTACTACATCTAATCTAAATTTACCTGAAAATTCAAGCGACGAAGGAATTAAAAATAATTCTTCGATAGATAAATAA
- the rsfS gene encoding ribosome silencing factor, translating into MTKKVTNNDQLIAHIIKGIEDVKGNDIDILDLREIENTVCDYFVICNGTSNTQVNAIVNSVQKSVSKALKDKPWHIEGSENAEWVLMDYVNVVVHVFQKHIREFYDIESLWGDAKITSIETKY; encoded by the coding sequence ATGACGAAAAAAGTAACAAACAACGATCAACTTATAGCACATATCATTAAGGGAATTGAAGATGTAAAGGGAAATGATATCGATATCCTCGACTTAAGAGAGATTGAAAATACAGTTTGTGATTATTTTGTTATCTGCAACGGTACTTCCAACACTCAGGTAAACGCCATAGTTAATTCAGTTCAAAAATCCGTAAGTAAAGCTTTAAAAGATAAGCCCTGGCATATCGAAGGTAGCGAAAATGCCGAGTGGGTTTTAATGGATTATGTAAATGTTGTTGTTCATGTGTTCCAGAAACACATTAGAGAATTTTACGACATCGAAAGTTTGTGGGGAGATGCAAAGATCACATCGATCGAAACAAAGTATTAA
- a CDS encoding biotin--[acetyl-CoA-carboxylase] ligase has product MRIIKVNAIPSTNDFAKQYYNDNSSFESVCIAARFQTKGKGQRGAVWNVAPGKNLTFSLLYPKVKVTVNHHFLLNAVVSLAVIKVLDRFNVPKLSVKWPNDIMSVNFKMCGILIENILKQTDIAASVIGIGLNVNQDDFGNLKQASSMKLQTGNEFDLDEILNNILKELVGRLELLSEEKETLILEEYASLMFKKDIVSTFQWPNGEYFSGIIRGVTTSGLLNVEVKDSVYKTFDLKEVKLMY; this is encoded by the coding sequence ATGCGTATAATCAAAGTTAATGCCATCCCGTCTACAAACGACTTTGCAAAGCAATATTACAATGATAATTCTAGCTTCGAATCTGTTTGCATTGCTGCCCGTTTTCAAACTAAAGGTAAGGGGCAAAGAGGAGCTGTTTGGAATGTTGCACCTGGCAAAAATCTAACTTTCAGCTTGCTTTATCCTAAAGTTAAGGTAACGGTTAATCATCATTTTTTATTAAATGCTGTCGTATCGTTGGCGGTGATTAAGGTTCTTGATAGGTTTAATGTTCCTAAATTATCTGTAAAATGGCCCAACGACATAATGTCAGTGAATTTTAAGATGTGTGGCATTCTTATCGAAAATATTCTAAAACAAACTGACATCGCGGCTAGTGTAATAGGTATTGGATTAAATGTAAATCAAGATGATTTTGGTAATCTTAAGCAGGCTTCTTCAATGAAATTACAAACCGGTAACGAATTTGATCTTGATGAAATTTTAAATAATATTTTGAAAGAGTTAGTAGGGAGACTCGAATTGCTTTCAGAAGAAAAAGAAACACTTATTTTAGAAGAATATGCTTCTTTGATGTTTAAGAAAGATATCGTTTCCACATTTCAATGGCCCAACGGAGAATATTTTAGCGGAATTATACGTGGAGTAACTACTAGCGGACTTTTAAATGTTGAAGTTAAAGATTCTGTTTATAAAACTTTCGATTTGAAAGAAGTAAAGCTGATGTATTAA
- a CDS encoding SRPBCC family protein, with amino-acid sequence MNLESPKVTASKSQQEMFNFLTNVENYDQIMPSSKEKFEVLSSEKFLFQLKGMPEIALKIVNTDEPNLVVLGSGSDKFPFTLTIHIDQAGTGSEVQLLFNGEFNAMMAMMVKSPLQKFINSLSENISKL; translated from the coding sequence ATGAATTTAGAAAGTCCAAAAGTAACTGCAAGTAAGAGTCAGCAAGAAATGTTCAATTTCCTGACGAACGTAGAGAATTACGATCAAATAATGCCTAGCAGCAAGGAGAAATTTGAGGTATTGTCTTCAGAGAAATTTCTTTTTCAATTAAAAGGAATGCCAGAGATTGCACTTAAAATAGTGAATACCGACGAGCCAAATTTAGTGGTTTTAGGTTCTGGATCTGATAAATTTCCTTTCACCCTAACTATTCATATCGATCAGGCTGGTACAGGTAGCGAAGTTCAGCTTTTATTTAACGGTGAATTTAATGCGATGATGGCGATGATGGTTAAAAGTCCATTACAGAAATTTATAAATAGCCTGAGCGAAAATATTTCTAAATTATAG
- the pyrE gene encoding orotate phosphoribosyltransferase, with protein MILNKETAIKTAEVLLQIKAIKLEPQEPFTWASGWKSPIYCDNRIVLSYPLIRNFIRENFAKQIEEIYGKPDVIAAVATGAIGIGMLVAEYLSLPFVYVRPEAKSHGRKNQIEGNLEAGQTVVVIEDLISTGGSSLNAVKALRDSGANVKGMLAIFSYGFDIAEENIKNANLEVHTLSNYEYLIDTAQRTSYIKESEVEILKSWREDPAKWSPL; from the coding sequence ATGATTTTAAACAAAGAAACAGCAATAAAAACTGCTGAAGTATTATTGCAAATTAAAGCAATTAAATTAGAACCACAAGAGCCATTTACATGGGCCAGTGGATGGAAGTCTCCTATATACTGCGATAATCGTATAGTACTCTCTTATCCTTTAATAAGAAATTTTATACGAGAAAACTTTGCTAAGCAGATAGAAGAAATTTACGGAAAACCCGATGTAATCGCAGCTGTAGCTACCGGAGCCATAGGTATAGGAATGCTAGTTGCTGAGTATTTAAGTCTTCCTTTTGTATATGTTCGACCTGAAGCTAAATCTCATGGAAGAAAAAACCAGATCGAAGGAAATCTTGAAGCAGGGCAAACCGTCGTTGTTATCGAAGATCTTATTAGTACAGGCGGGAGTAGTTTAAATGCAGTAAAAGCACTTAGGGATAGCGGAGCCAATGTAAAGGGCATGCTAGCTATATTTTCTTATGGTTTCGATATTGCTGAAGAAAACATTAAGAACGCCAATCTAGAGGTTCATACATTAAGCAATTACGAATATCTAATTGATACTGCGCAACGTACCAGTTATATTAAAGAATCTGAAGTTGAAATTTTAAAAAGCTGGAGAGAAGATCCGGCAAAATGGAGCCCACTATAG
- a CDS encoding NUDIX hydrolase, which yields MYKVFVNDTPIILSTNKDLGGEYKTYSIKTVRLKRLIRKINKGKITHVNLYHKKEEKLLKFLRKKIKPVIAGGGKVYNPKGEILFIFRNDKWDLPKGKIEKGESIEECAIREVEEETAISGLEITSFLRTTFHIFKRKGKYRLKETYWYNMTSNFDGELIPQEKEGIEKVKWKSPAKAEKALDNSYANIKLLFEDEEIPAPKINVES from the coding sequence ATGTATAAAGTTTTTGTGAATGATACCCCGATAATTCTTTCTACAAATAAAGATTTAGGAGGTGAGTATAAAACTTATTCGATTAAAACCGTACGATTAAAGCGTTTAATCAGAAAAATAAATAAGGGGAAAATTACTCATGTAAATTTATACCACAAAAAAGAAGAAAAACTGCTTAAATTTCTACGGAAAAAGATAAAACCTGTTATTGCAGGTGGTGGTAAGGTATATAATCCAAAAGGGGAAATACTTTTTATATTCAGAAATGATAAGTGGGATCTTCCAAAAGGTAAGATTGAAAAAGGAGAGAGTATTGAAGAATGTGCTATTAGAGAAGTAGAAGAAGAAACTGCAATTTCGGGTTTAGAAATTACAAGCTTTCTTAGAACTACATTTCATATATTTAAACGTAAAGGCAAATATCGCCTAAAAGAAACATACTGGTATAACATGACCAGTAATTTTGATGGTGAATTAATTCCGCAAGAAAAAGAAGGTATAGAAAAGGTGAAATGGAAAAGTCCTGCCAAAGCTGAAAAAGCCCTTGATAACTCTTACGCAAACATCAAATTGTTGTTTGAGGACGAAGAAATTCCTGCTCCAAAAATTAACGTGGAATCCTGA
- a CDS encoding M14 family metallopeptidase, with protein MERLLFFGFILIVFSSCDFSKYQLQDEYDFTTRFEKSKGKETDIYPNVIQFYEDLSKVYSSVQLKAFDTTDSGKPLHLAIYNPDAQFDIDKIKEDKSILLVLNGIHPGESDGIDATMMLFRDLAQDSIKIPENVVLATIPIYNIGGALNRNSFSRTNQNGPKAYGFRGNARNYDLNRDFAKADTKNARAFYKIYHYLEPEVFIDNHVSNGADYQYTLTHLFTQHDRLGGDIGKYLDETMMPALEDSLKKKNLDITPYVNVFNEVPEKGFSQFVDYPRYSTGYTTMWNTLGMMVETHMLKPYDKRVWGTYELMRSMIAITDNQSEKIKELRASENKKYLTKRWYPIHYKPNMENPSIREFKGFEGEMIPSEVTGGERLKYDRNKPFTKDIEYFNNFVAEDRVDIPRGYIIPQGWWNVIDLLKMNNIKMKAFDKDTVLYVQQYKIENYETVESAYEGHYMHKNIEVSASMDSISFRKGDYYVSTFQDGVRYLLEMLEPAAEDSFFNWNYFDTVLQQKEHFSPYVFEDIAKDLLDKNPELKSSFEEEKNNNADFAKNWYAQLEWIHKHSKYYEAAHLQYPIFRIPR; from the coding sequence ATGGAAAGACTTCTTTTCTTTGGTTTTATACTGATTGTTTTTAGTTCCTGCGATTTTTCTAAGTATCAACTACAGGACGAATATGATTTTACCACACGTTTTGAAAAATCGAAAGGTAAGGAAACCGATATTTATCCTAATGTAATTCAGTTTTACGAAGATCTTTCTAAAGTTTATTCTTCAGTACAATTAAAAGCTTTTGATACTACAGACAGCGGTAAGCCTTTGCATTTGGCAATTTATAATCCAGATGCCCAGTTTGATATTGATAAAATTAAAGAAGATAAAAGTATTTTATTAGTATTAAATGGAATCCATCCGGGGGAAAGTGATGGTATCGATGCGACAATGATGCTTTTTAGAGATTTGGCGCAAGATTCTATAAAAATTCCAGAGAACGTAGTTTTAGCTACCATTCCCATTTATAATATTGGGGGTGCACTAAATAGAAACTCATTTTCCAGAACCAACCAAAATGGCCCTAAAGCATACGGATTTAGAGGAAATGCTCGTAACTACGATCTAAACCGTGATTTTGCTAAAGCAGATACTAAAAATGCGCGCGCTTTTTATAAAATATATCATTATTTAGAACCTGAAGTTTTTATAGATAATCATGTAAGCAACGGCGCCGATTATCAATATACATTAACACATCTTTTTACTCAGCACGATAGATTAGGTGGCGATATTGGCAAATACTTGGATGAAACCATGATGCCGGCTTTAGAAGATTCTCTAAAAAAGAAGAATCTTGATATTACGCCTTACGTAAATGTTTTTAATGAAGTTCCTGAAAAAGGATTTTCTCAATTTGTAGATTATCCTCGCTATTCTACAGGATATACTACTATGTGGAATACTTTAGGGATGATGGTAGAAACCCACATGCTTAAACCTTACGACAAACGTGTTTGGGGAACTTACGAGTTAATGCGGTCGATGATCGCCATTACAGATAATCAATCTGAAAAAATAAAAGAACTAAGAGCTTCAGAAAATAAGAAATATCTCACCAAACGCTGGTATCCTATTCACTACAAACCAAATATGGAAAATCCCAGTATACGTGAGTTTAAAGGATTTGAAGGCGAAATGATACCGAGTGAAGTTACCGGTGGAGAACGATTAAAATACGATCGCAATAAACCTTTTACAAAAGACATCGAATATTTCAATAATTTTGTGGCTGAAGACCGTGTTGATATTCCCAGAGGATATATTATTCCGCAAGGATGGTGGAACGTCATCGATCTTTTGAAGATGAATAATATTAAAATGAAAGCTTTTGATAAGGATACCGTTTTATATGTTCAGCAATACAAAATTGAAAATTACGAAACTGTAGAATCAGCCTACGAAGGGCACTACATGCATAAAAATATCGAAGTCTCGGCAAGCATGGATTCAATTTCCTTTAGAAAAGGAGATTACTATGTAAGTACCTTTCAGGATGGCGTTAGATATTTGCTGGAAATGCTAGAACCGGCTGCAGAAGATTCCTTCTTCAATTGGAATTATTTCGATACCGTACTTCAGCAAAAAGAACATTTCTCGCCTTATGTTTTCGAAGATATTGCGAAAGATCTACTGGATAAAAACCCAGAATTAAAAAGTTCCTTTGAGGAAGAAAAAAATAACAATGCCGATTTCGCCAAAAATTGGTATGCACAATTAGAATGGATACATAAACATTCTAAATATTATGAAGCGGCACATTTGCAATATCCGATTTTCAGGATTCCACGTTAA
- a CDS encoding PQQ-dependent sugar dehydrogenase, producing the protein MKKKIISVGLLTFVGFAGFAQMQENLSKKKKKELAGQPSVTVETTVGSLQLPSPYSSESVEKNSKLVPWPEGKMPVAPKGFTVSKFAEDLEHPRRSYVAPNEKDIFVVESDDAKKSANRITLLRDANQDGKPEERFIFAENLNQPYGMLILDGYFYVANVDAIKRWPYKEGMTTLEGEGELVKDLPAGGYNHHWTRNLIASKDGKKLVVTVGSSSNAGEHGMEKEKRRANVLMMDPDGSNEVVYAAGLRNPVGIDYNPITGELWAAVNERDKLGDNLVPDYVTSVKQNGWYGWPYSYYGDIKDPRWHKEPHNDMVEKAIIPDVPVGSHTASLGLAFYNKDQFPARYKNGAFVGQHGSWNRSNFAGYKVIFIPFDANGKPQQPEDFLTGFIASEDGSKVYGRPVGVTTLPNGDLLVNDDNGGVIWRVSAE; encoded by the coding sequence ATGAAAAAGAAAATTATAAGTGTAGGTTTACTAACATTTGTTGGTTTTGCTGGATTTGCACAAATGCAGGAAAATTTAAGTAAGAAAAAGAAAAAGGAATTGGCAGGTCAACCATCTGTAACTGTAGAAACAACTGTAGGTTCTCTGCAATTGCCTTCTCCATATTCTTCAGAGTCTGTAGAAAAAAACAGCAAATTAGTGCCCTGGCCAGAAGGAAAAATGCCAGTAGCACCAAAAGGCTTTACTGTTTCTAAGTTTGCTGAAGACCTAGAGCATCCAAGAAGATCTTATGTAGCTCCAAACGAAAAAGATATTTTTGTAGTCGAAAGTGACGATGCTAAAAAAAGTGCGAATAGAATCACGCTTTTAAGGGATGCTAACCAAGATGGTAAACCAGAAGAGCGCTTTATTTTTGCAGAAAACTTAAATCAACCCTACGGAATGCTTATCCTAGACGGTTATTTTTATGTGGCAAATGTAGATGCTATAAAAAGATGGCCTTATAAAGAAGGTATGACTACGCTTGAAGGTGAAGGAGAATTGGTGAAGGATCTTCCTGCCGGTGGCTACAATCACCATTGGACGCGAAATTTGATTGCCAGCAAAGATGGTAAAAAACTGGTAGTTACTGTTGGCTCTTCAAGTAACGCAGGAGAACACGGGATGGAAAAAGAAAAGCGCAGAGCTAATGTGCTTATGATGGATCCAGATGGATCTAACGAAGTTGTATACGCTGCGGGACTTAGAAATCCAGTGGGCATAGATTACAATCCAATTACCGGTGAGCTTTGGGCTGCCGTTAACGAACGTGATAAACTTGGTGATAATCTGGTGCCAGATTATGTAACTAGTGTAAAACAAAATGGTTGGTACGGTTGGCCATATTCTTATTATGGTGATATCAAAGATCCTAGATGGCATAAAGAACCACATAACGATATGGTAGAAAAAGCTATAATTCCAGATGTTCCGGTAGGTTCTCATACGGCTTCATTAGGTCTAGCATTTTACAATAAAGATCAATTCCCTGCCCGCTATAAAAACGGAGCATTTGTAGGACAACATGGTTCTTGGAATCGTTCTAATTTTGCAGGATACAAGGTGATATTTATTCCGTTTGATGCCAATGGGAAACCACAGCAACCAGAAGATTTTCTAACTGGATTTATAGCCAGTGAAGATGGCAGCAAAGTATATGGTCGCCCGGTGGGGGTTACAACTTTGCCTAATGGAGATCTTTTGGTAAATGATGATAATGGAGGAGTGATTTGGAGAGTTTCTGCTGAATAA
- a CDS encoding carboxypeptidase-like regulatory domain-containing protein yields MKNIIIALILIISVQQSFGQRIEGQIINKTTSEAIANVNVIAASEVVAVSGDNGFFTIEEIELPITLKFSAIGFETKKLI; encoded by the coding sequence TTGAAGAATATAATTATCGCATTAATTTTAATAATTAGTGTACAGCAATCCTTTGGCCAAAGAATAGAAGGGCAAATTATTAATAAAACAACTTCTGAAGCTATTGCAAATGTAAATGTCATAGCAGCTTCAGAAGTTGTTGCTGTTTCTGGTGATAATGGATTTTTTACTATTGAAGAAATTGAACTTCCCATTACTTTAAAATTCAGCGCTATTGGATTTGAAACGAAAAAACTAATTTAA
- a CDS encoding TonB-dependent receptor family protein, with translation MERTDAVNFVDNLNYVPGVYVNQGALNTNKINIRGIGGRAQYSTNRIQAYFDGIPLATAEGSLTLDDIDQESLERVEVIKGPTSSIYGAGLGGSINLYSADPGANESRVGVKVQGGSYNTWKKSDVISINGANSSVFATYNHVQSDGWRENGSYDRKSGLVNAKVLTSGKNSLSFLANFVKLKAYIPSSINEDDFLNNPESAAFTWGASKGYESYDRGLLGVSYKHHFSENFTNQTSVFVSFRNGYEPRPFDILKEERLSAGARTNFSLSTKLFELPSEFSFGAQYYNEWYETGTFENLYEDFDNLGSVRGERLSNNEQDRHYANFFAQLNIDLSERLLLEAGLNFNTTGYSLDDFYAEDNIDQTGSYTFDAVFSPRLGLSYEVAEAKNIYASVSHGFSTPTVAETLTPEGQINTDLEAETGFNYEIGFKGNWLNNRLYTEVSLYSIQVRNLLVAQRVAEDQYVGINAGKTDHNGIEFFGKYSLDLTGNWQVSPFVNAAFNFFEFDRFVNEEVDYSGNQLPGVPKHTINAGLDLSTDFGFSFNALYRNVGEIPLNDANALYTNSYDLVNLKAAYAFDIIKDLQLNIYGGINSLFDEHYAASVLPNAVGFGGAAPRYYYPGYPRNYFTGLAVNYFF, from the coding sequence CTGGAAAGGACGGACGCCGTAAATTTCGTTGATAATCTTAATTATGTGCCTGGTGTTTATGTAAATCAGGGTGCGCTAAATACCAATAAGATCAATATTCGGGGAATTGGCGGGAGAGCGCAGTATTCTACAAATCGAATTCAGGCATATTTCGACGGAATTCCGCTGGCAACCGCAGAAGGTTCGCTCACTTTAGATGATATCGACCAGGAATCTTTAGAACGTGTTGAGGTGATAAAAGGTCCAACCAGTAGTATCTACGGTGCCGGACTTGGCGGATCGATAAATCTATATTCCGCAGATCCCGGGGCAAATGAAAGTCGGGTTGGTGTGAAAGTGCAGGGTGGAAGTTACAATACCTGGAAAAAATCTGATGTAATTTCTATAAATGGAGCAAATTCTTCAGTTTTTGCGACCTATAATCATGTTCAAAGTGACGGCTGGCGCGAGAATGGTTCTTACGATAGAAAATCTGGATTGGTGAATGCAAAAGTGCTGACTTCAGGAAAAAATAGTCTGTCGTTTTTGGCCAATTTCGTCAAATTAAAAGCCTATATACCAAGTTCGATAAATGAGGATGATTTTTTAAATAACCCAGAAAGTGCCGCTTTTACCTGGGGAGCTTCCAAAGGTTATGAAAGTTATGATCGCGGTTTGTTAGGCGTAAGTTATAAGCATCATTTTTCTGAGAATTTCACCAATCAAACCAGTGTATTTGTAAGTTTTAGAAATGGCTACGAGCCAAGACCATTCGATATTTTAAAAGAAGAGCGATTATCTGCCGGAGCAAGAACCAATTTTAGCCTTTCTACAAAACTTTTTGAATTGCCTTCAGAATTTAGTTTTGGCGCGCAATATTATAATGAATGGTACGAAACCGGCACTTTTGAAAATTTATACGAAGATTTCGATAATCTTGGTAGTGTGCGTGGAGAACGCCTAAGTAATAATGAGCAGGATCGCCATTATGCGAATTTCTTTGCGCAATTAAATATAGATTTAAGCGAACGTTTATTGTTAGAAGCCGGCTTAAATTTTAACACAACCGGTTATAGTTTAGATGATTTTTATGCTGAAGATAATATTGATCAAACCGGGAGTTATACTTTTGATGCCGTTTTTTCTCCAAGATTGGGTTTGTCGTACGAAGTTGCTGAAGCCAAGAATATTTACGCATCTGTAAGCCATGGGTTTTCGACTCCAACCGTTGCTGAAACTTTAACTCCGGAAGGGCAAATAAACACCGATCTAGAAGCTGAAACAGGATTTAATTACGAAATAGGTTTTAAAGGAAACTGGTTAAATAATCGATTATATACTGAAGTTTCTTTGTACAGCATCCAGGTGCGAAATTTATTGGTGGCGCAAAGAGTTGCTGAAGATCAATATGTGGGAATCAATGCGGGGAAAACCGATCATAACGGAATTGAATTTTTCGGGAAATACAGCTTAGATCTTACTGGAAACTGGCAGGTGAGTCCATTTGTAAATGCAGCGTTCAACTTTTTTGAGTTCGATCGTTTTGTGAATGAAGAAGTAGATTATTCAGGCAATCAATTACCTGGAGTTCCAAAACATACCATTAATGCAGGCTTAGATCTTAGTACAGATTTTGGTTTCAGTTTCAATGCACTTTATAGAAATGTAGGTGAAATTCCGCTAAACGATGCAAATGCGCTGTATACAAATTCTTATGATCTGGTAAATCTAAAAGCTGCGTATGCTTTTGATATTATAAAGGATCTTCAGCTAAATATTTACGGAGGCATTAATAGCCTTTTTGATGAGCATTACGCTGCTAGTGTTTTACCAAATGCGGTTGGTTTTGGTGGTGCAGCACCACGTTATTATTATCCAGGTTACCCGCGCAATTATTTTACAGGTCTAGCAGTTAATTATTTTTTCTAA